The proteins below come from a single Gammaproteobacteria bacterium genomic window:
- a CDS encoding methyl-accepting chemotaxis protein produces MNTFRNFKVATKMFIALGIPLTMLILVAAVSVVKVSSIEDEIRAVAETDMPLISMITMLSEKQLEVNLNLANALRHGELMGSSERSARGFAEAEKALEETMDSIVDDMKKLDGFIADRSSLTHSDSIAAELNRLKIELGKIEKDFEEVHVEINGVISSFHKGDIAGAMSKAERVEKMDADIDEAMKAMLAEVEKFTAEAVETADRDAVAAVKSSIILSLIAVIVSVTFGWFFVQGITKPMREMQHLADRMAHGDISGDLPDFGGDEVGKTAASINQFVGKLRSTLEEVIVAVGNIASASEQLSSSSQTLAEGASEQAASVEETSASLEQMTATIGQNTDNAKATEDMATKAARQAEEGGGAVRDTVKAMHQVAEKIGFIEDIAYKTNLLALNAAIEAARAGEHGKGFAVVADEVRKLAERSQVSAQEISELAGDSVKVAERAGGLLEEIVPGIKKTADLVQEISASSAEQEAGVSQVATAMEQLDKVSQQSASSSEELSATAEELSAQAEQLRAAVDFFKLGDRQPKVKTRTSSGGGERSKPRNNTTTKVIEDDFEPIKGVG; encoded by the coding sequence ATGAATACGTTTAGAAATTTCAAAGTCGCGACAAAAATGTTCATTGCTCTGGGAATACCATTGACTATGTTGATTTTGGTGGCAGCAGTGTCGGTGGTTAAGGTTTCGTCAATCGAGGATGAAATTCGGGCAGTTGCCGAAACTGATATGCCATTGATCAGCATGATCACCATGCTGAGTGAGAAGCAGTTGGAGGTGAATCTTAATCTTGCCAATGCACTTCGGCATGGTGAATTGATGGGTTCAAGTGAGCGCTCAGCCAGAGGGTTTGCTGAGGCCGAGAAAGCTCTCGAAGAAACCATGGATTCTATTGTTGATGACATGAAGAAGTTGGATGGTTTTATCGCTGATCGATCTTCATTAACACACTCCGATTCGATTGCTGCTGAGTTGAATCGCTTGAAGATTGAGCTTGGGAAAATTGAAAAAGACTTTGAAGAGGTTCATGTCGAGATTAATGGTGTTATTTCCTCCTTTCACAAGGGTGATATTGCCGGTGCGATGTCCAAAGCTGAGCGCGTAGAAAAAATGGATGCTGACATTGATGAGGCGATGAAGGCGATGCTCGCCGAGGTGGAAAAATTCACCGCTGAAGCGGTTGAAACGGCAGACAGGGATGCTGTGGCTGCGGTTAAGTCATCGATTATTTTGTCGCTGATTGCTGTGATTGTTTCTGTGACATTTGGCTGGTTTTTTGTTCAGGGAATCACAAAGCCAATGCGTGAAATGCAGCACCTGGCTGATCGTATGGCGCATGGCGATATCAGTGGTGATTTGCCAGACTTTGGCGGTGATGAAGTAGGAAAGACCGCTGCCTCCATTAATCAGTTTGTTGGCAAGCTACGCTCGACCCTGGAAGAAGTTATCGTGGCGGTGGGTAATATTGCCTCGGCGTCTGAGCAGTTGAGCTCGTCATCACAAACATTGGCCGAGGGTGCCAGTGAGCAGGCTGCCAGCGTTGAAGAAACCAGTGCATCACTGGAGCAAATGACTGCAACGATTGGCCAAAATACGGATAACGCCAAGGCTACGGAAGATATGGCCACCAAGGCGGCAAGACAGGCCGAAGAAGGCGGTGGTGCCGTTCGTGATACGGTCAAGGCAATGCATCAAGTTGCAGAGAAAATCGGCTTCATTGAAGACATTGCTTACAAAACCAATTTGCTGGCACTTAATGCCGCCATTGAAGCTGCTCGTGCCGGTGAGCATGGTAAAGGTTTTGCGGTTGTTGCCGACGAAGTGCGTAAACTGGCTGAACGCAGTCAGGTTTCTGCACAAGAAATCAGTGAGCTGGCGGGTGACAGCGTGAAAGTTGCCGAACGTGCCGGTGGCTTGCTGGAAGAGATTGTTCCCGGAATCAAGAAGACCGCAGATCTGGTGCAGGAAATTTCTGCTTCATCGGCGGAACAGGAAGCCGGCGTCAGTCAAGTAGCTACGGCTATGGAACAGCTTGATAAAGTGTCGCAACAAAGTGCCTCATCGTCTGAGGAGTTATCGGCGACAGCAGAAGAGTTAAGTGCGCAGGCTGAACAGTTGCGTGCTGCGGTGGACTTCTTCAAGTTGGGTGACCGCCAGCCTAAAGTAAAAACCAGAACTTCCTCCGGTGGCGGTGAGCGCAGTAAACCCCGTAATAACACAACGACCAAAGTAATTGAGGATGACTTTGAGCCTATCAAAGGAGTGGGCTGA
- a CDS encoding DUF4147 domain-containing protein translates to MTPLPLFERCYRAALAAVNGHAAVAAYLQTHPLPPVRVVALGKAAQSMMSGAAAVLGENLRAGLVITGREYWDEALSLPEQVVRVWGNHPVPGEDSLAAGSALIEFVAQPSDIPLLFLLSGGTSSLAEVLVAGADLALLADLNRYLLGAGLDIATMNAVRQHVSQIKNGRLRQHLAAPSFAALYISDVPGDDLRVIGSGPLLGEGVSRLDDVPLDAVWKQRLQRLSVSAVSPWRGAEQHVLVASLGTAIAAVKKQAQALGVDVHVHEEFIQGEVGALAKRLANTAQQLSQGLHVWGGEPQVILPANPGRGGRNQQLVLSTARELAGREQVWLFCAATDGRDGHSETAAAWCSGDTWAEALRRGLRPEEALAGANAEACLQPLGCTLPAVASATNVMDLILFYKGNLNIAL, encoded by the coding sequence ATGACTCCCCTCCCGTTATTTGAACGCTGCTATCGCGCCGCCTTGGCGGCGGTCAATGGTCACGCTGCCGTGGCCGCCTATCTGCAAACACACCCGTTACCCCCTGTCCGAGTCGTGGCGCTGGGCAAGGCTGCGCAATCGATGATGTCGGGCGCAGCGGCGGTGCTGGGCGAAAATTTACGCGCGGGTCTGGTGATTACCGGTAGGGAATACTGGGACGAGGCGTTGAGTTTGCCCGAGCAGGTTGTGCGCGTTTGGGGGAATCATCCGGTGCCAGGAGAGGATTCGTTGGCGGCAGGCAGCGCATTAATTGAATTTGTTGCTCAGCCATCCGATATACCGCTGCTGTTTTTGTTGTCTGGCGGCACGTCCAGTCTGGCGGAAGTGTTGGTGGCAGGAGCCGATTTGGCGCTGCTTGCTGACTTGAATCGCTATTTGCTGGGGGCGGGTCTGGACATTGCGACCATGAACGCGGTGCGCCAGCATGTGTCGCAGATCAAAAATGGCCGGTTGCGTCAGCACTTGGCGGCACCCTCGTTTGCCGCGCTGTATATCTCGGATGTGCCGGGTGATGATCTGCGGGTGATTGGCTCGGGGCCGTTGCTGGGCGAGGGCGTGAGTCGATTGGACGACGTGCCGCTGGATGCGGTCTGGAAGCAGCGGCTGCAACGTCTCTCTGTGTCTGCGGTATCGCCTTGGCGTGGTGCGGAGCAGCATGTGCTGGTCGCCAGTCTGGGCACAGCGATTGCCGCCGTGAAAAAACAAGCGCAGGCACTGGGCGTTGATGTGCATGTCCACGAAGAGTTCATCCAGGGCGAAGTTGGGGCGTTGGCGAAGCGCTTGGCGAATACTGCGCAGCAGTTGTCGCAGGGGTTGCATGTCTGGGGCGGCGAACCGCAGGTGATTTTGCCGGCGAACCCTGGTCGAGGCGGCAGAAATCAGCAGTTGGTGTTGAGCACAGCGCGGGAATTGGCAGGGCGTGAACAGGTGTGGCTGTTTTGTGCAGCGACCGATGGTCGGGATGGGCATAGCGAAACGGCAGCAGCCTGGTGCAGTGGTGACACCTGGGCAGAGGCACTGCGCCGGGGATTGCGGCCCGAGGAGGCACTGGCTGGTGCCAACGCGGAGGCGTGTTTGCAACCGCTGGGATGCACTTTACCGGCGGTGGCTTCAGCGACCAATGTGATGGATTTAATCCTGTTCTATAAGGGCAACTTAAACATAGCCCTTTAG
- a CDS encoding PilZ domain-containing protein, with product MGDERRVYDRQLINRQLILGAFVLAHAGRQIKFEALEDVSISGVGIIISERLNNGDGVELGYQHEEKTITVRGKVVWVVDDSLGFRTGIYFDPINVQDNVTFFMNMREYVEDFAR from the coding sequence GTGGGAGACGAACGTCGCGTTTATGATCGCCAGTTGATCAACAGACAGTTGATTCTTGGTGCATTTGTGCTTGCGCACGCTGGGCGTCAAATCAAGTTTGAAGCGCTGGAAGATGTTTCAATTTCAGGGGTGGGAATCATTATCTCCGAGCGTTTAAACAATGGGGATGGTGTTGAATTGGGTTATCAGCACGAAGAAAAAACCATTACCGTGCGAGGTAAGGTCGTGTGGGTGGTAGATGATAGTCTAGGCTTTCGTACAGGAATCTATTTTGATCCAATCAACGTTCAGGACAATGTCACTTTTTTTATGAATATGCGGGAGTATGTAGAAGATTTCGCCAGATAG
- a CDS encoding chemotaxis protein CheW, which yields MTAVEQFGNVSDSLAESGSEKYLSFVADRKNYGVAICRIKEIIEQCSVTRVPLSPDYIRGVINLRGRVVPVVDLSARLGGPVTQVGKRSCIVIVEVLAEEESVEIGFMVDGVTEVVSLNDDLVETAPSFGLNLRPDFVSGMGKTDSGVMVLLNVETVLSVNELADACEQHSTQIVRGAA from the coding sequence ATGACAGCCGTAGAACAGTTTGGGAATGTTTCGGATTCGTTGGCAGAGTCAGGCTCAGAGAAATATTTATCATTTGTTGCTGATCGTAAAAACTATGGCGTGGCGATTTGCCGCATCAAAGAAATCATTGAGCAGTGCTCAGTGACTCGAGTCCCCTTGTCGCCAGATTATATTCGCGGAGTGATTAATTTGCGTGGTCGCGTGGTTCCTGTGGTGGATTTGTCCGCTAGATTGGGCGGGCCAGTGACGCAGGTTGGAAAGCGAAGCTGCATAGTTATCGTTGAAGTTCTGGCCGAAGAAGAATCCGTAGAAATTGGTTTTATGGTGGACGGTGTGACTGAGGTTGTGTCACTGAATGATGATCTTGTTGAGACTGCGCCATCTTTCGGACTGAATTTGCGACCGGACTTTGTGAGCGGCATGGGAAAAACCGACAGTGGCGTGATGGTGTTACTGAATGTAGAAACTGTTTTGTCGGTAAATGAGTTGGCTGATGCGTGTGAGCAGCACTCTACGCAAATCGTACGTGGTGCAGCTTGA
- a CDS encoding BamA/TamA family outer membrane protein, whose protein sequence is MKKLICGLLLVLAGSWCTLAQSAALGVFSEKSYATDKLEVKFIDVQGGHIFPQAWLKKVVSQYTGRKLTAKDIAELQSRLTRYYVEQGYATSGVIVPEQEVTDGVLVLQVVHGRITQVAQNRTEQLSSSYVQEYFRPAMTVPVNVQALNESLALLQEHELVEQASAKLKPGSRLGESTLLVDVIERDGDFYGVNLDNYQSPSIGAAHLALTAGHRNLLGARDRLQASVGATQGLKDFSLSYRLPVSLSDVSLQGSAQGSEYSLVEEPFDVVDLQSRSARAQFGLYWPLKRELAQRGETFLNLEYTRTQQRWFDVYTENTNSKSAQWGVNWQWRSSADRAALQLKLEGGVAAGDAGGVATETQNFRLAQVQGVYWHSLTAAQALQWRVNTQLADEFVPSIKRFSLGGATSVRGYRQNRFVRDSGVTTNLEWHWYPGAGWTLYPFFDYALGMESDNGQMSLPNQQLYSAGVGVRWQKAGFDANLMWGQALQDVESVGSDPQDKGIYLSLGYRTP, encoded by the coding sequence ATGAAAAAATTGATTTGTGGTTTGTTGCTGGTGTTGGCTGGCAGTTGGTGCACATTGGCGCAGTCAGCAGCCTTGGGTGTTTTCAGTGAAAAAAGTTACGCGACCGATAAACTGGAAGTGAAATTTATCGATGTGCAGGGCGGGCATATTTTCCCGCAAGCCTGGTTAAAAAAAGTAGTGTCCCAATACACCGGGCGTAAATTAACCGCCAAGGATATTGCCGAGTTGCAGTCGCGACTGACGCGGTATTATGTCGAGCAAGGTTATGCCACATCCGGGGTGATAGTGCCCGAGCAGGAAGTGACCGACGGGGTTTTGGTGTTGCAGGTGGTGCATGGTCGCATTACCCAGGTTGCGCAGAATCGTACCGAGCAATTGTCCTCATCCTATGTGCAGGAATATTTTCGTCCAGCGATGACTGTGCCGGTGAATGTGCAGGCGTTGAATGAATCGCTGGCGCTGTTGCAAGAACATGAATTGGTCGAACAGGCCAGCGCGAAACTAAAGCCAGGGTCGCGCCTGGGCGAGTCAACATTGCTGGTGGATGTGATTGAGCGCGACGGCGATTTTTACGGCGTGAATCTGGATAATTATCAGTCGCCCAGTATTGGTGCAGCGCACTTGGCGCTGACGGCAGGTCATCGCAATTTGTTGGGCGCGCGCGATCGATTGCAGGCTTCGGTCGGCGCGACTCAGGGCTTGAAAGATTTTTCGCTGAGCTATCGTTTGCCGGTGAGTTTGAGTGATGTCAGTCTGCAAGGCAGTGCACAGGGCAGTGAATATTCGCTGGTGGAAGAGCCTTTCGACGTGGTTGATTTGCAGAGTCGTAGTGCGCGCGCTCAGTTTGGTCTGTATTGGCCGCTCAAACGGGAATTGGCGCAACGCGGCGAGACTTTTTTAAATCTGGAATACACGCGGACCCAACAGCGTTGGTTTGATGTTTACACCGAAAACACCAATAGCAAATCGGCACAATGGGGCGTGAACTGGCAATGGCGATCGTCTGCCGATCGTGCGGCGTTGCAGTTGAAACTTGAGGGCGGCGTGGCAGCGGGCGATGCCGGTGGTGTTGCCACGGAGACGCAAAATTTCCGTTTGGCACAAGTTCAGGGCGTGTATTGGCATTCATTGACTGCTGCGCAGGCGCTGCAATGGCGGGTTAACACCCAGTTGGCTGATGAGTTTGTGCCATCCATCAAACGCTTTTCGTTAGGCGGCGCGACCAGTGTGCGCGGCTATCGGCAGAATCGGTTTGTGCGCGATTCCGGTGTCACCACTAATCTTGAATGGCATTGGTATCCCGGTGCAGGATGGACCTTGTATCCGTTTTTTGATTACGCCCTGGGAATGGAAAGTGACAATGGGCAGATGTCGTTGCCGAATCAGCAACTGTACAGCGCCGGTGTGGGCGTGCGTTGGCAGAAGGCTGGCTTTGACGCCAACCTGATGTGGGGCCAGGCCTTGCAGGATGTTGAATCCGTGGGTAGTGATCCTCAGGACAAAGGCATTTATCTGAGCCTGGGTTACCGCACGCCCTAG
- a CDS encoding STAS domain-containing protein, whose protein sequence is MAIIIDQEMTIYHAADIWKMIIESIRQVNSGAVKMDLSAVGEMDTAGAQLLLMTKKVCEENSYKFSIDDASDQVLSSLILLGLEDLVSDR, encoded by the coding sequence ATGGCAATTATCATAGATCAAGAAATGACGATATATCATGCGGCGGATATATGGAAAATGATTATTGAGAGCATACGTCAGGTTAATAGTGGCGCTGTAAAAATGGATTTGTCGGCTGTGGGAGAAATGGATACCGCAGGGGCGCAATTGTTGTTGATGACAAAAAAGGTGTGCGAAGAAAATAGTTATAAATTTAGCATTGATGATGCCAGTGACCAGGTGTTGTCTAGTCTTATTTTGTTGGGATTAGAAGATTTGGTTAGTGACAGGTGA
- a CDS encoding methyl-accepting chemotaxis protein, whose protein sequence is MTAKRMSILSVFVISTAGSISLLFPVIADNLALLLVTNTLAITAAMVVYAKIGNVGQGSSTVPVVMAEAADSSAEKSQEVVKEFLDQVLPILCRNIESARDLTETSVKDLSECFSVILMRINQTMSESSVKNSGADTLTALLTSSQDRLGVVVANLEMLTKANEPILEKVRTLVEYTDELKTMAAEVGAIASQTNLLALNASIEAARAGQAGRGFAVVAGEVRELSIMSGKTGKQIGEKVERISESISSTLEVAENSNREKDKLVIGSEGAIEMVLEEIKESFDAMSQTNALLKEESKAMAKDISNILVDLQFQDRTSQVLRQVMESMDYVRERVVNNADAMNSISEEVEKIAKGYTTEEQRRNHHSSVAVKADSSSDGDMVFF, encoded by the coding sequence ATGACAGCCAAGCGGATGTCTATTTTGTCAGTGTTTGTGATATCGACTGCCGGATCGATATCACTGCTGTTTCCCGTCATCGCCGATAACCTTGCCCTGTTACTGGTAACCAATACGCTGGCAATTACGGCTGCCATGGTGGTGTATGCAAAAATCGGCAACGTGGGACAGGGTTCGTCAACGGTTCCCGTTGTAATGGCAGAGGCGGCAGACAGCAGTGCAGAAAAAAGTCAGGAAGTGGTCAAGGAATTCCTTGACCAGGTATTGCCCATACTGTGTCGCAATATTGAATCCGCACGCGATCTCACTGAAACATCTGTCAAGGATCTGTCTGAGTGCTTTTCAGTGATCCTGATGCGTATCAACCAGACGATGAGCGAATCCAGTGTTAAAAATTCGGGAGCAGATACGTTAACGGCGCTGCTGACATCCAGTCAGGACAGATTGGGAGTGGTGGTTGCTAATCTGGAAATGTTAACCAAAGCCAATGAACCCATTCTGGAAAAAGTAAGAACGTTGGTGGAGTACACCGATGAATTAAAAACAATGGCTGCCGAAGTGGGAGCTATTGCATCACAGACAAATTTGCTGGCGTTGAATGCCTCTATTGAGGCCGCCAGAGCAGGACAAGCGGGGCGTGGCTTTGCAGTGGTTGCCGGGGAAGTGCGTGAGTTGTCAATCATGTCCGGAAAAACCGGAAAACAGATTGGCGAGAAAGTTGAACGAATCAGTGAGTCAATTTCGTCAACGCTGGAAGTGGCGGAAAATTCAAACAGGGAAAAAGATAAGTTGGTTATTGGATCTGAAGGCGCTATTGAAATGGTTCTTGAGGAAATAAAAGAATCGTTTGATGCCATGAGTCAAACCAATGCCTTGCTGAAAGAGGAAAGCAAGGCAATGGCTAAAGATATATCAAATATTCTGGTTGATCTGCAGTTTCAGGATAGAACAAGTCAGGTTTTACGCCAGGTCATGGAAAGTATGGATTATGTTCGCGAAAGAGTTGTCAATAATGCTGACGCTATGAATAGCATCAGTGAAGAAGTGGAAAAAATTGCGAAAGGCTACACGACAGAAGAGCAGCGCAGAAATCACCATAGTTCGGTGGCAGTAAAGGCAGATTCTTCGAGTGATGGTGATATGGTGTTTTTTTAA
- a CDS encoding carbonic anhydrase family protein: MSIVITKRCDGMRLRNCFYIGLFMMFFPVILLAQTASHGGKGNKAHWSYDGQERPENWGSLSDDYHLCAKGENQSPVNIVDAAEHELDELKMTYDDGASSVVNNGHTIQVNASGGSLMVAGKKYQLLQYHFHTPSEHKIDSKSAPMEVHFVHKSEDGQLAVVGVMMREGRDSSGLDRVWRNIPRSEGKSVGVEGDGIMPSHLMPKNKEYFFYNGSLTTPPCSEGVRWFVLKDGIEVSASQIDRFKQLFAKNSRPIQPVNERHVRMMQ; the protein is encoded by the coding sequence GTGAGCATTGTAATTACTAAGAGGTGCGACGGAATGCGGTTAAGGAACTGTTTTTATATTGGTTTGTTTATGATGTTTTTTCCAGTGATTTTGCTCGCGCAAACTGCGTCTCATGGCGGCAAAGGTAATAAAGCGCATTGGTCATATGATGGTCAAGAGCGGCCAGAAAACTGGGGTAGTTTGTCGGACGACTATCATTTGTGTGCCAAGGGTGAGAATCAGTCACCTGTCAATATTGTTGATGCTGCAGAGCATGAGCTAGATGAATTAAAGATGACGTACGATGACGGCGCATCATCGGTTGTCAATAACGGTCATACCATTCAGGTGAATGCATCTGGCGGTTCGTTAATGGTTGCGGGTAAAAAGTATCAGTTGTTGCAGTACCACTTCCATACTCCAAGCGAGCACAAGATAGACAGTAAATCCGCGCCGATGGAAGTTCACTTTGTACACAAATCCGAAGACGGCCAGTTGGCTGTTGTTGGTGTGATGATGCGCGAAGGACGAGATAGCAGTGGTTTGGATAGAGTTTGGCGAAATATTCCCCGTTCAGAAGGGAAAAGTGTAGGTGTTGAGGGGGATGGAATAATGCCGTCTCATTTGATGCCAAAAAATAAGGAATATTTTTTTTACAACGGATCGTTGACAACGCCTCCATGCAGTGAAGGAGTCAGATGGTTTGTTTTGAAAGATGGTATTGAAGTGTCAGCGTCACAAATTGATCGTTTTAAACAGTTGTTTGCCAAGAATTCTCGGCCAATACAGCCAGTCAATGAACGTCATGTACGTATGATGCAGTAA
- a CDS encoding chemotaxis protein CheW: protein MVRMTVNASAEEDRGKYLSFSIGKENFAVDILGVREIIEFSEAVVTSVPLMPTAILGVMNLRGKAVPVVDLGARLTGNSATISRRSCIVITEASNDQFSMELGLLVDSVREVMEIHSNQLEPTPSFGEGISTEFISGMGRVGERFVMLLNIGRVVSMKDLMQLRGEHLSPEKGVA from the coding sequence ATGGTTCGCATGACGGTCAATGCCTCTGCTGAAGAAGATCGCGGTAAGTATTTGTCGTTCAGCATAGGCAAGGAAAACTTTGCGGTCGATATTTTAGGGGTTCGCGAGATCATTGAATTTTCCGAAGCGGTGGTGACGTCTGTTCCTTTGATGCCCACCGCCATTTTGGGAGTGATGAATCTGCGTGGCAAGGCAGTGCCGGTGGTTGATTTGGGGGCCCGTCTGACGGGTAATTCAGCCACCATATCTCGACGCAGTTGTATCGTGATTACCGAAGCGAGCAATGACCAGTTCAGCATGGAACTAGGGTTGTTGGTTGATTCGGTACGCGAGGTGATGGAAATTCATTCGAATCAATTGGAACCCACCCCCTCCTTTGGTGAAGGCATCAGCACGGAGTTTATTTCCGGCATGGGGCGGGTCGGTGAACGGTTTGTCATGTTGCTGAATATTGGGCGCGTGGTGAGCATGAAGGATTTGATGCAGCTTCGAGGCGAACATCTTAGTCCGGAAAAGGGGGTAGCATGA
- a CDS encoding chemotaxis protein CheA: protein MNMDEAKEAFSVECSELLEEMESALLCLEASPDDDSQINAIFRAAHTIKGTSGLFGYDDVVKFTHVVETFLDKVRDKRVAITDDIVAVLLKCQDHMRLLVDHVVANDNASLSSENQQSGDELSQQLTMLGKGCAVDEKEKEDEVVLPVNLIEINEGEKVSSLCWHISIRFGSSVLVNGMDPISFLRYLSRLGKVVSIFSVTDAMPKTEEFNPENCCLGFEILLKGETSKKEIESVFEFVVDDCQLHIVPPQAVLAQYADLIRSMPESDLRIGEILVASGALTEKELERALTMQKEKSDIGSQSPKIGDVLLDNQDIDPVILDAAIEKQKSAKEKASVANRSIRVDAGKLGEQINLVGELVIAGARARLLARGTGDEALIESILVMERLVEQIRDSALRLRMVQIGESFKKFQRIVRDVSSELHKDIRLEISGEETELDKTLVEKIGDPLMHLVRNSMDHGLETPEQRIAEGKDKQGVVSLNAYHDSGSIVIEVKDDGRGLSKEKIVAKALEKGLITTADGLSESDIYQLIFAPGFSTAEQVTNLSGRGVGMDVVKKNIQAVRGTVDIDSIPGKGTTVSIRLPLTLAIIDGFLVDVAGTSYVIPLDTVVECIELTQQHDDAFVDHQFIKLRGSLLPYIRLRETLGGNRDRSRRENIVVVQCGDLRAGLVVDDLMGEFQTVIKPMGKVFEKLRGVSGATILGSGEVAMILDVTSIISRVKGITDSYIAPGLVA, encoded by the coding sequence ATGAACATGGATGAAGCCAAAGAAGCATTTTCTGTTGAGTGTAGTGAATTGCTGGAAGAAATGGAGTCGGCACTGCTGTGTTTGGAGGCAAGTCCGGATGACGATAGTCAGATTAATGCCATATTTCGGGCGGCACATACCATTAAGGGAACGTCAGGGCTATTTGGTTATGATGATGTAGTTAAATTTACCCATGTTGTAGAAACATTTCTCGACAAGGTGCGCGACAAAAGAGTGGCTATTACCGATGATATTGTAGCTGTTCTGCTGAAGTGTCAGGATCATATGCGTCTGCTGGTTGATCATGTGGTTGCCAATGATAATGCCAGTCTGAGTAGTGAAAATCAGCAGTCAGGTGATGAGCTGAGTCAGCAGTTAACTATGCTGGGTAAGGGTTGTGCTGTTGACGAAAAAGAAAAAGAGGATGAAGTTGTTTTGCCGGTAAATTTGATAGAAATCAATGAAGGCGAAAAGGTGTCTTCGCTTTGCTGGCATATATCAATTCGCTTTGGAAGTAGTGTTTTGGTGAATGGAATGGATCCAATTTCATTCCTAAGATACTTGTCTCGTCTTGGTAAGGTGGTAAGCATATTTTCGGTGACGGATGCTATGCCGAAAACTGAGGAATTTAATCCAGAAAATTGCTGTTTGGGATTTGAAATTCTTCTGAAAGGTGAAACGAGTAAAAAAGAAATTGAGTCTGTATTTGAATTTGTAGTTGACGATTGTCAATTGCACATTGTTCCGCCGCAGGCTGTGTTGGCTCAATATGCTGATCTGATTAGGTCAATGCCAGAATCAGACTTGCGCATTGGAGAAATTCTGGTTGCCAGTGGTGCCTTGACAGAAAAAGAGCTGGAAAGAGCGCTGACGATGCAAAAAGAAAAGTCAGATATTGGTAGTCAGTCACCTAAAATTGGTGACGTTTTGTTGGATAACCAGGATATAGATCCGGTGATTCTGGATGCGGCAATAGAAAAACAAAAAAGTGCGAAAGAGAAAGCCAGTGTTGCAAATCGATCTATTAGGGTTGATGCCGGGAAGCTTGGTGAACAGATAAATTTGGTTGGTGAGTTAGTTATTGCCGGTGCCAGGGCAAGGCTGTTGGCGCGTGGAACCGGTGATGAAGCTTTGATTGAATCAATTTTAGTGATGGAACGATTGGTTGAGCAAATTAGGGATAGCGCTCTTAGGTTGAGGATGGTTCAGATTGGCGAGAGCTTTAAAAAGTTCCAGCGTATTGTCAGGGATGTTAGCAGTGAGTTGCACAAGGATATTCGTTTGGAAATTAGCGGTGAAGAAACCGAACTGGATAAAACTCTGGTAGAGAAAATAGGCGATCCTCTGATGCATCTTGTCAGGAACTCCATGGATCATGGGTTGGAAACGCCTGAGCAGCGTATTGCTGAGGGCAAGGATAAGCAAGGTGTTGTGTCGCTGAATGCTTACCATGACTCGGGAAGTATTGTTATCGAAGTGAAGGATGATGGGCGAGGGCTTTCAAAGGAAAAGATTGTAGCCAAGGCATTGGAAAAGGGCTTGATTACAACGGCAGATGGATTGAGTGAAAGTGATATTTATCAGTTGATATTCGCGCCAGGGTTCTCCACTGCCGAACAGGTGACAAATTTGTCGGGACGTGGCGTTGGAATGGATGTCGTCAAGAAAAATATCCAGGCGGTTAGAGGCACCGTGGACATTGATAGTATTCCAGGGAAAGGGACAACGGTATCAATCAGGTTGCCGCTGACGTTGGCGATCATTGATGGGTTTCTGGTTGATGTGGCTGGAACCTCGTACGTTATTCCGCTGGATACTGTGGTGGAGTGTATTGAATTAACCCAACAGCATGATGATGCGTTTGTTGATCATCAATTCATAAAACTCAGAGGAAGTTTGCTGCCTTATATTCGCTTGAGAGAAACGCTTGGCGGTAATAGGGATAGAAGCCGGAGAGAGAATATTGTTGTTGTTCAGTGTGGTGATCTCAGAGCCGGACTGGTTGTGGATGATCTGATGGGTGAGTTTCAGACTGTTATCAAGCCCATGGGTAAGGTATTTGAAAAATTGCGTGGCGTAAGCGGGGCGACAATATTGGGAAGTGGTGAGGTGGCGATGATTTTAGATGTTACCTCCATCATTAGTCGCGTAAAAGGAATTACGGATAGCTATATTGCGCCAGGTCTGGTTGCTTGA
- a CDS encoding response regulator, whose amino-acid sequence MAKIMVVDDSDTLRKVVSMALVSAGYEVIEACDGKDALSKLTGEKINLIISDVNMPNMDGITFVKEVKKLANYKFTPIIMLTTESEEGKKQEGKDAGAKAWVVKPFKPDQMLDAVQKLVSP is encoded by the coding sequence ATGGCAAAGATAATGGTTGTTGATGATTCGGATACTCTAAGGAAAGTAGTTAGTATGGCGCTAGTGTCGGCAGGTTATGAGGTTATCGAGGCATGCGATGGCAAGGATGCGTTGAGCAAGTTAACTGGTGAAAAAATTAATTTAATAATCAGTGATGTCAATATGCCTAACATGGATGGGATTACTTTTGTCAAGGAAGTGAAGAAGCTGGCTAACTACAAGTTTACCCCTATTATCATGCTGACTACCGAATCTGAGGAAGGTAAAAAACAGGAAGGTAAGGATGCGGGAGCAAAGGCTTGGGTGGTTAAACCATTCAAGCCAGATCAGATGTTGGACGCAGTGCAAAAACTAGTTTCTCCATAA